In one Cyanobacterium sp. T60_A2020_053 genomic region, the following are encoded:
- a CDS encoding Ppx/GppA family phosphatase has product MLNTNHSPAKTLQDCTVGAIDIGTNSIHMVVVKINAQLPTFTIIAREKDTVRLGDRDSETGNLTPEAMKRAISALKRCQDLAHSLKVDQIIAVATSATREAPNGQDFINRVESELGIIINLISGQEEARRIYLGVLSSMDFAGQTHALIDIGGGSTELVLADSTDIRHLSSTKVGAVRLTQDFITTDPIDQKEFIRLRAYVRGMLERPSEEWRGALKEGEKPVLIGTSGTIETLALICAMEDNGVEPNPLNGYTFSREKIAQTLDKLIKLDYDGRSSLAGMSDHRAEIIISGATILLEAMTLLEIDSLTVCERALREGMIVDWMLQNDYIENRLAYQSNIRYRSVMKIAHKYQVDLPHAEKTTDFALTIFDQTKGELHNWSDKEREYLWAAGILHNCGLYISHSSHHKHSYYLIRHAELLGFTEIEIELIAQIARYHRKSKPKRKHESYYSLVPNYRKIIKEMSAILRLGIALDRRQIGAIESIECKYDAEYKKLHLHLNPLDKRDECALELWNLDYKKPIFEQEFDVKVLATLNV; this is encoded by the coding sequence ATGCTAAATACGAACCATTCCCCAGCTAAAACATTACAAGATTGTACGGTGGGCGCTATTGATATTGGCACTAATTCCATTCACATGGTAGTAGTGAAAATTAACGCACAACTACCCACATTTACCATTATCGCCAGAGAAAAAGATACTGTCAGATTGGGCGATCGAGACTCGGAAACGGGAAATTTAACCCCCGAAGCCATGAAAAGGGCAATTTCTGCCCTCAAACGTTGTCAGGATTTAGCCCATAGTTTGAAAGTTGATCAAATTATTGCCGTAGCTACTAGCGCCACGAGGGAAGCACCCAACGGACAAGATTTTATTAACCGTGTGGAATCTGAATTGGGTATCATCATTAATTTAATTTCTGGGCAGGAAGAAGCGAGAAGAATTTATTTAGGGGTATTGTCGAGTATGGATTTTGCTGGGCAAACCCATGCCCTCATTGATATTGGGGGCGGTTCAACGGAATTAGTTCTGGCGGATAGTACAGATATTCGTCATCTCAGTAGTACGAAGGTGGGCGCTGTGCGTCTTACTCAAGATTTTATCACCACTGATCCCATTGACCAAAAAGAGTTTATTCGCCTTAGAGCCTATGTGAGAGGGATGTTAGAGCGCCCGTCAGAGGAATGGCGAGGGGCGCTGAAAGAAGGGGAAAAACCAGTTTTAATAGGCACATCTGGCACTATTGAAACTCTCGCTTTAATCTGTGCCATGGAAGATAATGGAGTTGAGCCAAATCCCCTTAATGGTTATACTTTTTCGAGGGAAAAAATTGCTCAAACTCTGGATAAATTAATCAAACTAGACTATGACGGGCGCTCATCTTTAGCTGGAATGTCCGATCACCGCGCTGAAATTATCATTTCAGGGGCAACTATTCTTCTTGAAGCCATGACTCTGTTAGAAATTGACTCGTTAACGGTTTGTGAGAGGGCGCTAAGGGAAGGCATGATTGTTGATTGGATGTTACAAAACGATTACATCGAAAATCGTCTCGCTTATCAAAGTAATATCCGTTATCGCAGTGTTATGAAAATTGCCCACAAGTATCAAGTGGATTTGCCCCACGCTGAAAAAACCACTGATTTTGCCCTAACTATTTTTGATCAAACGAAGGGAGAATTACATAATTGGAGTGATAAAGAAAGGGAATATCTTTGGGCGGCAGGAATTTTACATAATTGTGGTTTATACATTTCCCATAGTTCTCATCATAAACATTCCTATTATTTAATTCGTCATGCTGAATTATTAGGTTTTACAGAAATTGAGATCGAATTAATTGCCCAAATCGCTCGTTATCACCGTAAAAGTAAACCAAAGCGCAAACATGAGTCTTACTATTCTTTAGTTCCTAATTATCGTAAAATTATTAAAGAAATGAGTGCTATTTTAAGGTTGGGAATTGCGTTAGATCGCCGTCAAATAGGTGCGATTGAATCCATAGAATGTAAGTATGATGCTGAATACAAAAAATTACATCTACATTTAAACCCTCTTGATAAAAGGGATGAGTGCGCTCTTGAGTTGTGGAATTTGGACTATAAAAAACCAATTTTTGAGCAAGAATTTGATGTAAAAGTTTTGGCTACTCTTAATGTTTAG
- a CDS encoding DUF2062 domain-containing protein produces the protein MFKLPETLTKYPTNTYYPLSKKHRRTSLWQRYFQYYLLRLKRLREKPEAIARGFAVGVFSGSFPFFGLQMIIAILLAILFKGNKITAVMATWISNPFTYVPIFFLNFQLGKVILNLFFSFNSLDGFSVESWQNLADAGVEVTMTLLFGCTISGLILSFLTYYFSLIFLKKYLH, from the coding sequence ATGTTTAAATTACCAGAAACATTGACCAAATATCCTACAAATACCTATTACCCCTTGAGCAAAAAACATCGGCGTACATCATTATGGCAAAGATATTTTCAATATTACCTTTTGCGTCTCAAACGTTTACGAGAAAAACCAGAAGCCATCGCCAGAGGCTTTGCCGTAGGAGTATTTTCAGGCAGTTTTCCCTTTTTTGGCTTACAAATGATAATTGCAATATTATTAGCAATTTTATTCAAAGGTAATAAAATTACCGCTGTAATGGCTACTTGGATAAGTAATCCTTTTACTTATGTACCAATTTTTTTCTTAAACTTTCAACTGGGAAAAGTTATTTTAAATCTATTTTTCTCCTTTAATTCTCTTGATGGTTTTAGTGTAGAATCTTGGCAAAATTTAGCAGATGCAGGAGTAGAAGTTACTATGACTCTACTTTTTGGCTGTACCATTAGCGGTTTGATTTTATCATTTTTAACTTACTATTTCAGTCTAATTTTTCTTAAAAAATATCTTCATTAA
- a CDS encoding alpha/beta hydrolase — translation MLITLGVKGLVIPSAVEGAENISFTYTPVVLNLQVDSLELFADTGEINRNLQTYFNLAKVNEQQKQSFRLALTTPVNVDGALISRILNTDEGERLLSYFGSVINVQRGGNGKSLLRGAIIKSALEPEGLSLLNVLQNLALDVQVDVPKILDYSRQINRILETSALLQSKVIEIANHEASQGNNPNYAQLKDLRQMGSFEVNHETIDVLNFIRSQRFSAELYYPKQIQANNPVIVISHGLGSKPEDFAKRAKYLASHGYVVMIPQHYGSDFGQTKRFLDGLSRELFFVEEFINRPSTIKSSIDELERLNRTRWQNKLNLQNVGVWGHSFGGYTALAVGGATIDWERLEGRCSSDVGNLNTALLLQCRALKLPKENYNFRDPRIGAVFVMNAVNEAILGPDGLNQMEVPLFMSAGSYDPATPFVFEVAQTYPFLTLKNSYLQLQEGQAHVDFSQLDAGITDLITTVTNLTLPSPTLLDDYTNSMTLAFFETHLRNNSDFQVYLQPEYAQYLSEGQEFKTYLVTEKSIPEIRQVYQEFLDKNINK, via the coding sequence ATGTTGATCACTTTGGGGGTGAAAGGCTTGGTTATTCCTTCGGCGGTGGAGGGCGCTGAAAATATCTCTTTTACCTATACTCCTGTGGTTTTAAATTTACAAGTAGATTCTTTGGAACTTTTTGCAGACACAGGGGAAATAAATCGTAATTTACAAACTTATTTTAATCTAGCTAAAGTTAATGAACAACAGAAGCAAAGTTTTCGTCTGGCTTTAACTACTCCTGTTAATGTTGATGGTGCTTTGATTTCACGCATTCTTAATACTGATGAGGGGGAAAGACTTTTAAGTTATTTCGGTAGTGTAATTAATGTGCAAAGAGGGGGAAATGGTAAGTCTTTGTTGAGGGGCGCTATTATCAAATCAGCTCTTGAACCGGAAGGGTTAAGTTTATTAAATGTGTTGCAAAATTTGGCGTTGGATGTGCAGGTGGATGTACCGAAAATTCTTGATTATAGTCGTCAAATTAATAGGATATTGGAAACTAGCGCCCTCCTCCAAAGCAAAGTAATTGAAATTGCGAATCATGAAGCCAGTCAAGGCAATAATCCTAATTATGCGCAGTTAAAAGACTTGCGTCAAATGGGAAGTTTCGAGGTTAACCATGAAACCATTGATGTTTTAAATTTTATTCGCTCTCAAAGATTTAGTGCTGAGTTGTACTATCCGAAACAAATTCAGGCTAATAATCCTGTTATTGTCATATCTCATGGTTTGGGGTCTAAACCTGAAGATTTCGCTAAACGGGCAAAGTATCTCGCCTCCCATGGTTATGTGGTGATGATTCCGCAACATTATGGCAGTGATTTTGGGCAAACAAAACGTTTTCTTGATGGTTTAAGTCGAGAGCTTTTTTTCGTGGAGGAATTTATTAATCGTCCTTCAACCATTAAAAGCTCTATCGATGAATTAGAAAGGCTTAATCGGACTCGATGGCAAAATAAACTAAATTTGCAAAATGTCGGGGTCTGGGGGCATTCTTTCGGGGGCTATACTGCTTTGGCGGTGGGGGGCGCTACCATTGATTGGGAACGGTTAGAAGGGCGCTGTAGTTCAGATGTAGGTAATCTCAATACAGCGTTATTGCTACAGTGTCGGGCGCTGAAATTACCTAAAGAAAATTATAATTTTCGTGATCCTCGCATCGGTGCGGTATTTGTGATGAATGCCGTTAATGAGGCTATTTTAGGACCAGATGGCTTGAACCAAATGGAAGTGCCTTTATTTATGTCGGCAGGAAGTTATGATCCGGCTACCCCTTTTGTGTTCGAGGTGGCGCAAACTTATCCTTTCTTGACTTTGAAAAATAGTTATTTACAACTACAAGAAGGACAAGCCCATGTAGATTTTAGTCAATTAGATGCGGGAATTACTGATTTGATTACTACCGTAACTAATTTAACTTTGCCTTCCCCCACTTTATTGGATGATTATACGAATTCTATGACTTTGGCTTTTTTTGAAACCCATTTAAGAAATAACTCAGATTTCCAAGTCTATTTACAGCCAGAATATGCACAATATTTAAGTGAAGGTCAAGAGTTTAAAACCTATTTAGTTACTGAAAAATCTATTCCCGAAATTAGACAGGTTTATCAAGAATTTTTAGATAAAAATATCAATAAGTAG
- a CDS encoding FAD-binding oxidoreductase, protein MNINYQEIIKELAPVTVITEAEQIKKLSLDYYYFSAILQAKLAHKRADLVVQPINEAEILKIAEICVKYKIPLTVRGAGTGNYGQCIPLHGGIVLDMTEMKQIKWIKNGIARIESGIKMASLERETKKQGWELRMIPSTYKIATMGGFIGGGSGGIGSINYGQLRDRGNVVGARVVTLEDQPRIIELRGDETQQINHAYGTNGIITELEIPLAPAYDWLDIIVTFENFISAIKFGQALSDNDGIVKKLVSIHASPIPNYFTALSNYFQKDDNCALLIIAKNSVIPLEELVKEYGGKITYRQDLTPENNISLIEFTWNHTTFHARNIDPNLTYLQTFYFTIEKVEEMYKYFGDEVMIHLEFMRVNGKAIPAGLQLVKYTTEERLQAIIDYHEGSGAFIANPHTYILEDGGRKQIEPEQLEFKRMVDPYGLMNPGKMKAWK, encoded by the coding sequence ATGAATATTAACTATCAAGAAATAATTAAAGAATTAGCGCCCGTCACCGTTATCACAGAAGCAGAACAAATTAAAAAATTATCTCTGGATTATTATTATTTTAGTGCAATTTTACAGGCAAAATTAGCTCATAAACGAGCCGATTTAGTAGTGCAACCTATCAACGAAGCAGAAATATTAAAAATTGCTGAAATTTGCGTCAAATATAAAATTCCGCTTACGGTGAGGGGCGCTGGGACTGGTAATTATGGGCAATGTATTCCCCTTCATGGTGGCATAGTTTTAGACATGACAGAAATGAAGCAAATTAAATGGATTAAAAATGGTATTGCCCGAATAGAATCAGGCATAAAAATGGCAAGTTTGGAGAGGGAAACAAAAAAACAAGGTTGGGAATTGCGCATGATTCCTTCTACTTATAAAATTGCTACTATGGGCGGTTTTATTGGTGGTGGAAGTGGCGGTATTGGTTCAATTAATTATGGACAATTAAGAGATCGGGGTAATGTGGTGGGCGCCCGTGTTGTTACCTTAGAAGATCAACCGAGAATTATAGAATTAAGAGGAGATGAAACTCAACAAATTAATCATGCCTATGGTACTAATGGAATTATTACTGAGTTAGAAATTCCTCTTGCTCCTGCCTATGATTGGCTTGATATAATTGTTACTTTTGAAAACTTTATTTCTGCTATAAAATTTGGTCAGGCATTATCTGATAACGATGGAATTGTGAAAAAATTAGTTAGTATTCATGCTAGTCCTATTCCTAATTATTTTACAGCTTTAAGTAATTATTTTCAAAAAGATGATAATTGTGCTTTATTAATAATTGCTAAAAACTCCGTTATTCCCTTAGAAGAATTAGTTAAAGAGTACGGCGGAAAAATTACCTATCGACAAGATTTAACTCCAGAAAATAATATCAGTTTAATTGAATTTACATGGAATCATACGACATTTCACGCCCGAAATATTGACCCCAATTTAACCTATTTACAAACATTTTATTTTACCATCGAAAAAGTAGAAGAAATGTACAAATATTTTGGCGATGAAGTGATGATACATTTAGAATTTATGCGCGTAAACGGCAAAGCTATCCCTGCCGGTTTACAGTTGGTAAAATATACCACTGAGGAGAGATTACAAGCCATTATTGATTACCACGAGGGGTCGGGCGCTTTTATTGCTAATCCTCATACTTATATACTTGAAGATGGCGGTAGAAAACAAATCGAGCCCGAACAATTAGAGTTTAAGCGTATGGTTGATCCTTATGGCTTAATGAATCCGGGTAAAATGAAAGCGTGGAAATAA
- a CDS encoding DUF697 domain-containing protein: MNISIKKPILVAGVSLSFLLWFWQSLTTQLGNFGDVSFICLMLSASVFYFIRSPQRPSPLITPLDESTFNQNLVTIKKLINLFAQESAVEGAGFSFTEQLNYITNQYENKINQKQLLSINILSNHHFNSLKINEKLSQITEFKLFKFDTYALSSLTPEKLIEINLKSDLVLLVIQGDITQSEKIIIEKLANNYQKILLIFNQIDYQREFEREIILKQLDNNLSRIITKEEIINICSKDQVIKVKKYFDENNYQESEENHQANYINLIAKLQNIKEKEVNSLALNSAHRQSIKLKKEIYQALNKLRKKRALPIIEKYQWIAGSATFANPVSSLDLLAVGAVNAQMIIDLGTIYQQKITLNQARQIATELGKLMLKLGIVEMSTQAIATILKTNTITYVAGGILQGISAAYLTRICSLSLIEYLEKQEIDFDNQIPFKLNIEVIKNNLKWIFEQNKNPIFLTNFIKKNTFNNEQLINDN; this comes from the coding sequence ATGAATATATCCATCAAAAAACCCATTCTTGTGGCTGGGGTAAGTCTTTCTTTTTTATTGTGGTTTTGGCAAAGTTTAACTACCCAGTTGGGGAATTTTGGCGATGTAAGTTTTATTTGTTTAATGTTGTCTGCCAGTGTTTTTTATTTTATTCGCTCTCCCCAGCGCCCTTCCCCTCTGATTACTCCCCTTGATGAATCTACGTTTAATCAGAATCTTGTTACTATCAAAAAATTAATTAATCTTTTTGCTCAAGAATCTGCGGTGGAGGGCGCTGGATTCTCTTTTACTGAACAACTAAACTATATTACTAATCAATATGAAAATAAGATTAATCAAAAACAGTTATTAAGTATTAATATTCTTAGTAATCATCACTTTAATAGTTTAAAAATAAACGAAAAACTTAGTCAAATAACTGAATTTAAACTTTTCAAGTTTGATACTTATGCTCTGTCTTCTCTAACCCCAGAAAAATTAATTGAAATTAACTTAAAATCTGATTTAGTTTTATTAGTTATTCAAGGGGATATAACTCAATCGGAAAAAATAATCATCGAAAAATTAGCTAATAATTATCAGAAAATTTTACTGATTTTTAATCAAATTGACTATCAGCGAGAGTTTGAGAGAGAAATAATTTTAAAACAACTAGATAATAATTTAAGTCGTATTATCACGAAAGAAGAAATAATCAATATTTGCAGTAAAGATCAAGTAATAAAAGTCAAAAAATATTTCGATGAAAATAACTATCAAGAATCAGAAGAAAATCATCAAGCAAATTATATAAATCTCATCGCAAAATTACAAAATATAAAAGAAAAAGAAGTTAATAGCTTAGCACTAAACAGCGCCCACCGCCAAAGTATTAAACTAAAAAAAGAAATCTATCAAGCCTTAAATAAACTAAGAAAAAAAAGAGCTTTACCCATCATCGAAAAATATCAATGGATTGCAGGTTCAGCAACTTTTGCTAACCCTGTTTCTAGCTTAGACTTATTAGCGGTAGGTGCAGTAAATGCTCAAATGATTATAGACTTAGGCACCATTTATCAACAAAAAATAACCCTTAATCAAGCTCGACAAATAGCCACAGAATTAGGTAAATTAATGTTGAAATTAGGTATCGTGGAAATGTCCACTCAAGCTATTGCAACAATTTTGAAAACTAACACCATTACCTATGTTGCTGGAGGAATATTACAAGGAATTAGTGCAGCTTATCTCACTAGAATTTGTAGTTTAAGTTTAATTGAATATTTAGAAAAACAGGAGATTGATTTTGATAATCAAATACCATTTAAGTTAAATATAGAAGTAATTAAAAATAACTTAAAATGGATTTTTGAGCAAAATAAAAACCCTATTTTCTTAACTAATTTTATCAAAAAAAATACTTTCAATAATGAACAATTGATAAATGATAATTGA
- a CDS encoding 2-phosphosulfolactate phosphatase family protein: MKIFVYHTPEATPDGKIPDCAVVIDVLRATTTITSALHHGALSVHAFSDLDLLLQTSALIPPQERLRLGERGGKKVESCDLGNSPLDCTAEVVKDKQLFISTTNGTRALKRVTMAETVVTGALINYGAVVEYLKINQPEELWLVGSGWEGGYSLEDTVCAGAIARDLVNLEDITTIGNDEVISALSLYTQWENQLEKLLALASHGQRLLRLNLEDDLHYCAQKNIISTLPKQKEKGSLVFTN; encoded by the coding sequence GTGAAAATTTTTGTTTATCATACCCCCGAAGCAACTCCCGATGGAAAAATTCCCGACTGTGCCGTGGTGATTGATGTCTTGAGGGCAACTACTACCATAACCAGCGCCCTCCACCATGGTGCATTATCCGTTCATGCTTTTAGTGATCTTGATTTACTCTTACAAACCAGTGCATTAATTCCCCCCCAAGAAAGGTTAAGGTTAGGAGAAAGAGGGGGCAAAAAAGTCGAATCCTGTGATTTAGGTAACTCTCCCCTCGACTGCACCGCCGAAGTAGTCAAAGATAAACAATTATTTATTAGTACCACCAATGGCACAAGGGCGCTAAAAAGAGTAACCATGGCGGAAACGGTGGTGACAGGGGCGCTGATTAATTATGGCGCAGTGGTAGAATATTTAAAAATCAATCAACCCGAAGAACTTTGGTTAGTTGGCTCAGGTTGGGAAGGCGGTTATTCCTTAGAGGATACGGTGTGCGCTGGGGCTATTGCCCGTGATTTGGTAAATTTAGAAGATATAACAACCATTGGTAATGATGAAGTCATTAGCGCCCTCAGCCTTTATACTCAATGGGAAAATCAACTAGAAAAACTCCTTGCCCTTGCCAGTCATGGGCAAAGATTATTGAGATTAAACTTAGAAGATGATTTGCACTACTGCGCCCAAAAAAATATTATCTCCACTCTACCGAAGCAAAAAGAAAAAGGCAGTTTAGTATTTACTAATTGA